The following are encoded together in the Thermococcus sibiricus MM 739 genome:
- a CDS encoding DUF523 domain-containing protein produces the protein MKIVVLAPCLLSPFYVYRGPKDKEYTTSRELLNLLAKHVREIRVLTYPCPEYKLIGWPRPPMSREALEKLGISETARKILDFIERVLTEEKPEKVIFVGVKGSPTCGIFYTTSSDPEKFPYRIIEEFSCLNKKERIELSKELMEEQNFKVIPGEGVLFQILKRRFPEAIYLEFDKDNIEKSLKQLEKHFKH, from the coding sequence ATGAAAATAGTTGTCCTTGCTCCCTGTCTCTTAAGCCCTTTCTATGTCTACCGAGGCCCAAAAGATAAGGAGTATACAACCAGTAGAGAATTATTAAATCTTCTTGCAAAACATGTAAGAGAAATAAGAGTCTTAACTTACCCCTGTCCTGAATATAAACTTATAGGATGGCCAAGACCCCCAATGAGCAGAGAAGCTTTAGAAAAACTTGGAATATCCGAAACTGCTAGAAAAATTTTGGATTTTATTGAAAGAGTTCTAACGGAAGAAAAACCTGAGAAGGTAATTTTTGTTGGCGTCAAAGGTTCACCAACGTGTGGCATATTCTATACAACTTCAAGCGATCCAGAAAAGTTCCCATATAGGATAATCGAAGAATTCTCTTGTCTAAACAAAAAAGAACGGATAGAACTGTCAAAAGAACTCATGGAAGAGCAAAACTTCAAAGTAATACCAGGGGAGGGTGTTCTTTTCCAAATTCTTAAAAGGAGGTTTCCAGAGGCTATTTACCTAGAGTTTGATAAAGATAACATTGAAAAAAGCTTAAAACAGCTTGAAAAACACTTTAAACACTAA
- a CDS encoding AAA family ATPase, with translation MIVGVVGKIAAGKTTVAKFFEEKGFCRVSCSDPLIDLLTHNLSKYSWLPEIPEKSEPTRDKLIEYGRHLKKTFGEDILIRLALDKKRNCKNVVIDGVRSKGEIEAIKKQGGFIIYVEARPKIRYERLKRRNAGKDKAIKSFEDFLNADEAEEKLYHTRMLKDLADFLIVNEGSLEDLKKRVNTVITSLTSGKI, from the coding sequence ATGATAGTCGGCGTTGTGGGTAAAATTGCAGCAGGAAAAACCACGGTTGCAAAGTTCTTTGAGGAAAAAGGATTTTGCAGAGTTTCGTGTAGTGATCCACTAATTGACCTTCTAACTCACAACCTAAGCAAGTACTCATGGCTTCCAGAAATTCCAGAAAAGAGCGAACCAACAAGAGACAAACTCATTGAGTACGGCAGGCACCTTAAGAAAACTTTTGGGGAAGATATTTTGATAAGGCTGGCGCTGGACAAGAAAAGAAACTGCAAAAATGTGGTTATTGACGGAGTCCGCTCTAAGGGAGAAATTGAAGCAATAAAAAAGCAGGGCGGATTTATAATTTACGTCGAGGCTAGGCCAAAGATAAGGTATGAACGTTTAAAAAGGAGAAACGCGGGTAAGGACAAGGCGATAAAAAGCTTTGAAGATTTTCTAAATGCCGATGAGGCCGAAGAAAAGCTCTACCACACAAGAATGCTTAAAGATCTGGCTGATTTCTTGATTGTGAATGAAGGCAGCCTTGAAGATCTAAAAAAGAGAGTTAATACTGTTATAACCTCCTTAACGTCTGGAAAAATTTAA
- a CDS encoding D-glucuronyl C5-epimerase family protein gives MKKIYSLLLIFLLLMTSYFGSFELSKRTILEKSKDVEDILNENERVVLNNFLKFLSTTNVLFLFSSIESSYPTKIFAKVWKGEESISREQIKILYLTLRANDEYYSKYISPLKSFYPMTFGNKSPYEKVFFAKGDLNTSIPFVHYNFRGLVLYPVSALHWADIYFKNGDTKEVLRILDELKEVIVVKKKNEVEYALFLNYFHFENSSIPWVSGYAQGMGAGLYAKAYQITKNETYLKTAKLLLNSFQIPYKEGGFVVESPYGLWILEYGYNSNELVLNGHIIALQGLYYYWEVTKDPYAKELFDNGTISVAKALPDFDKEGWSLYSNIHGKAMRKYHELHIQLLEWLYEKTKNEIFKGYAERWKKSLKDVR, from the coding sequence ATGAAGAAAATCTACTCTCTGCTCTTGATCTTCCTTCTTTTAATGACTTCATATTTTGGAAGCTTTGAACTTTCAAAGAGAACCATACTAGAAAAATCGAAAGATGTAGAAGACATTCTGAATGAGAACGAAAGAGTTGTTTTAAATAATTTTCTTAAATTCCTAAGCACCACGAATGTCCTTTTCCTATTTTCAAGTATAGAATCATCTTATCCCACAAAAATCTTTGCAAAGGTTTGGAAAGGAGAAGAGAGCATAAGTAGAGAACAGATAAAAATACTCTACTTAACTTTAAGGGCCAATGATGAATACTACTCCAAGTACATCTCTCCTTTAAAGAGCTTTTATCCCATGACATTTGGGAATAAAAGCCCCTATGAGAAGGTCTTCTTTGCTAAAGGAGATCTTAACACCTCTATTCCCTTTGTTCATTACAATTTTAGGGGTCTTGTGCTTTATCCAGTGAGTGCCCTTCACTGGGCCGATATATACTTTAAAAACGGAGATACAAAGGAGGTCCTTAGGATCTTAGACGAACTGAAAGAGGTCATAGTTGTCAAGAAGAAAAATGAGGTCGAATATGCTCTGTTCCTTAATTATTTCCATTTCGAGAATTCTTCCATCCCTTGGGTTTCAGGTTATGCTCAAGGAATGGGTGCGGGATTATACGCAAAAGCATATCAAATAACAAAAAACGAAACGTACTTAAAAACCGCAAAACTACTCCTAAACTCTTTCCAAATCCCATACAAAGAGGGAGGATTTGTTGTAGAATCTCCCTATGGACTTTGGATACTAGAATATGGTTACAACTCAAATGAGCTGGTCCTGAACGGTCATATAATAGCATTACAGGGCCTCTACTACTACTGGGAAGTCACAAAGGATCCCTATGCCAAAGAATTATTTGATAACGGAACAATCTCCGTCGCAAAAGCTCTTCCAGATTTTGATAAAGAGGGATGGAGTTTGTATTCAAATATCCACGGAAAGGCAATGAGAAAATACCATGAACTCCACATTCAGCTCCTAGAATGGCTCTATGAGAAAACAAAAAATGAAATTTTTAAAGGATATGCAGAAAGATGGAAAAAGTCACTCAAGGATGTGCGGTAG
- a CDS encoding aminotransferase class V-fold PLP-dependent enzyme translates to MKIPEDVRKDIPLTQEVIYFDNTATSLTPKPVVEAMDEYYLKYRANVHRGVHRLSQKATHEYEKSREITAKFIGAKFEEIIFTKNTSESLNLAALGLEGVLKKGDKIVTTPYEHHSDLLPWQRLAKKLDLKLEIIEGDNEGNLDLADAEKKTKRAKIVAVQHVSNALGVIHEVEELGKMAKDEGAIFVVDAAQSVGHMEVDVNKLHADFLAFSGHKGPMGPTGIGVLYIREEFFDVFEPPLIGGGTIEDVDLYDYKLTEPPERFEAGTPNIGGTIGLAAGIKYIEKIGIDKIEKQEHKLVKRTTEGLTELEVPWYGPRDLKKHAGVVSFNVPPLHPHDVAAVLDEHKIMVRSGHHCALPVMKKLGINGTVRASFHVYNSLEEVETFLGVMEELVKSLR, encoded by the coding sequence ATGAAGATACCAGAGGACGTCCGAAAAGATATCCCTTTAACCCAGGAGGTTATATATTTTGACAACACTGCGACTTCTCTAACTCCTAAGCCAGTTGTTGAAGCTATGGATGAGTACTATTTAAAATACAGAGCCAATGTCCATCGTGGAGTGCATAGACTTTCTCAAAAGGCAACTCATGAATACGAAAAATCAAGAGAAATCACAGCCAAGTTTATTGGAGCAAAATTTGAAGAGATAATTTTTACAAAAAATACGAGTGAGAGTCTTAACTTGGCTGCTTTAGGACTTGAAGGAGTGTTAAAAAAGGGTGATAAGATAGTCACAACTCCTTACGAGCACCACTCCGATTTGCTCCCATGGCAGAGATTGGCCAAAAAACTAGACCTCAAACTGGAGATAATTGAAGGAGACAACGAAGGTAATTTGGATTTAGCAGATGCAGAAAAGAAGACCAAAAGGGCAAAAATTGTGGCGGTTCAACACGTTTCTAATGCTCTCGGAGTTATTCATGAAGTTGAAGAACTTGGAAAGATGGCAAAAGATGAAGGGGCAATATTTGTGGTGGATGCAGCTCAAAGTGTTGGACATATGGAAGTAGACGTGAACAAACTTCATGCAGACTTCTTGGCATTCTCAGGTCACAAAGGCCCAATGGGACCAACGGGAATAGGCGTGCTTTATATAAGGGAGGAGTTCTTCGATGTGTTTGAGCCCCCATTAATCGGCGGAGGAACCATTGAAGACGTTGACTTATACGACTACAAGCTCACAGAGCCACCAGAGCGGTTTGAAGCTGGAACACCAAACATCGGCGGAACAATAGGCCTTGCGGCGGGAATAAAATATATTGAAAAAATAGGCATAGACAAAATCGAAAAGCAAGAACATAAGCTTGTAAAGAGAACAACTGAGGGACTAACGGAGCTTGAGGTGCCGTGGTATGGGCCAAGAGACTTAAAGAAACATGCTGGAGTTGTGAGCTTTAACGTTCCACCACTGCATCCACACGATGTTGCTGCTGTATTGGACGAGCATAAAATTATGGTGAGAAGCGGTCACCACTGTGCATTGCCAGTAATGAAAAAACTGGGTATAAATGGAACTGTGAGAGCATCGTTCCACGTATACAACAGTCTTGAAGAAGTTGAGACATTCCTTGGGGTTATGGAAGAGCTTGTGAAGAGTTTGAGATGA
- a CDS encoding class I SAM-dependent methyltransferase, with the protein MKKHEWEEFFDREADYYLQEAFTKHTKKEIDFLLEEFKLPEGAKILDVGCGVGRHSLELAKRGYRVTGVDISQKMLEKAEERAQKEGVEVEFIKADATKFARNEKFDAAVCLCEGAFSLLGSSDDPIEHDLAILRNVYKSLKPGGKFILTALSALSRVKKATNEDIAKGLFDPNTMTFYEELEAPDGTKVAIRERVYVPTELYLMFRMVGFEVKAIWGGTAGRWGKRKVDMDDIEIMVVAEKPRE; encoded by the coding sequence ATGAAAAAGCACGAATGGGAAGAGTTTTTTGACAGGGAGGCCGACTATTATTTACAGGAAGCCTTTACCAAGCATACGAAAAAAGAAATTGATTTCTTACTGGAAGAATTTAAACTTCCAGAAGGTGCAAAAATATTAGATGTAGGCTGTGGTGTTGGTAGACATTCTTTAGAGCTTGCAAAGAGGGGATACCGCGTCACGGGTGTTGATATTTCCCAAAAAATGCTCGAAAAGGCAGAAGAACGGGCCCAAAAAGAGGGTGTTGAAGTTGAATTTATAAAAGCAGATGCAACCAAGTTCGCGAGAAATGAAAAGTTTGACGCCGCGGTATGTCTATGTGAGGGTGCCTTTTCATTGCTTGGCTCGTCTGACGACCCAATAGAGCATGACTTGGCCATCTTAAGGAATGTATATAAGTCACTGAAACCTGGAGGCAAGTTCATCTTAACGGCCCTAAGCGCGCTCTCAAGGGTCAAGAAAGCGACGAACGAGGACATTGCCAAGGGGCTTTTTGACCCGAATACCATGACGTTCTATGAGGAGCTTGAGGCCCCGGACGGCACGAAAGTCGCTATACGGGAGCGGGTCTATGTCCCGACCGAGCTCTACCTGATGTTTAGAATGGTTGGGTTTGAAGTGAAGGCCATTTGGGGAGGAACCGCTGGAAGATGGGGGAAGCGAAAGGTAGATATGGACGACATTGAAATAATGGTGGTGGCCGAGAAACCTCGAGAATAG
- the glmM gene encoding phosphoglucosamine mutase, which translates to MGKYFGTSGIREVVNERLTPDLALKVGKALGTYLGEGKVVVGKDTRTSGEMLKNALISGLLSTGVDVIDIDLSPTPLTGFAIKLYEADAGVTITASHNPPEYNGIKVWQPNGMAYTSEMENELERILEKGKFQQVSWNDIGELTRADPKKEYIKKALEMIELSKGYKVVVDCGNGAGSILSPYLQRELGNKVVSLNSHPSGFFVRELEPNAKSLLALSKAVKSLGADVGIAHDGDADRIGVIDDQGNFVEYEVMLSLISSYMLRKFGKGKIITTVDAGFALDDYIKPLGGEVARVKVGDVAVAEGIVRENAVFGGEPSGTWIIPQWNLTPDGIFAGVLVLEMIDKLGPLSEIAKGVPRYVTLRAKIPCPNEKKAKAMEFIKREVLENFEYKRIIDIDGIRIENDEWWILFRPSGTEPIMRITLEAHTKKKAEELMEKAEEVVKRAIKSV; encoded by the coding sequence ATGGGCAAGTACTTTGGGACAAGTGGCATAAGGGAAGTCGTTAACGAAAGATTAACTCCAGATCTTGCTTTAAAAGTTGGAAAGGCTTTGGGCACTTATCTTGGTGAAGGGAAGGTTGTAGTTGGTAAAGACACTAGAACAAGTGGAGAGATGCTAAAGAATGCTCTTATTTCCGGTCTTTTAAGCACCGGCGTTGATGTTATTGATATCGACCTTTCTCCAACACCCTTAACTGGGTTTGCAATAAAACTCTACGAAGCAGATGCAGGTGTCACAATAACTGCTTCTCACAACCCTCCAGAGTACAACGGGATAAAGGTATGGCAGCCAAATGGAATGGCCTACACAAGCGAGATGGAAAATGAATTGGAAAGAATTCTTGAAAAAGGGAAGTTCCAGCAGGTATCTTGGAATGACATAGGAGAACTAACGAGGGCTGATCCAAAAAAGGAGTACATAAAGAAAGCCCTTGAGATGATAGAGCTTTCAAAAGGCTATAAGGTTGTAGTTGACTGTGGGAATGGTGCAGGTTCAATTCTATCCCCTTACCTCCAGAGAGAGCTTGGAAACAAAGTTGTTTCTCTAAACTCACATCCAAGCGGTTTTTTTGTTAGAGAGCTTGAGCCAAATGCCAAGAGTCTCTTAGCTCTTTCAAAGGCTGTAAAGTCTCTTGGGGCCGATGTTGGAATAGCACACGACGGAGATGCTGATAGAATCGGTGTTATTGACGATCAGGGCAACTTTGTTGAATACGAAGTCATGCTTTCCCTCATAAGCAGCTACATGCTCAGAAAGTTCGGGAAGGGGAAAATTATCACCACTGTGGATGCGGGGTTTGCCTTGGATGACTACATTAAACCTTTGGGAGGAGAAGTCGCTAGGGTAAAGGTTGGAGATGTTGCAGTTGCAGAGGGTATAGTAAGAGAAAACGCAGTCTTTGGGGGAGAGCCAAGCGGGACTTGGATAATACCCCAGTGGAACCTAACTCCGGATGGCATATTTGCCGGTGTACTTGTTCTTGAGATGATTGATAAACTCGGCCCATTAAGTGAAATTGCAAAGGGAGTGCCACGTTACGTTACTTTAAGGGCAAAAATCCCCTGTCCAAATGAGAAGAAAGCCAAAGCCATGGAATTCATAAAGAGAGAAGTCCTCGAGAACTTTGAGTACAAGAGGATTATTGACATTGATGGTATCAGGATTGAAAATGATGAGTGGTGGATTCTATTCAGGCCAAGTGGAACAGAGCCAATAATGCGCATTACTCTTGAGGCACACACAAAGAAGAAGGCGGAGGAGCTGATGGAAAAGGCTGAAGAAGTTGTAAAAAGAGCGATAAAAAGTGTATAA
- a CDS encoding flavodoxin family protein, protein MNALIIYVSIHHRNTEKVAKIMAKTLEAELTKPWEIKPEELLKYDLIGFGSGIYYWKHHRALFKLVESLPRMKGKKAFIFSTAGINIPFINHRKLRSALRKKGFEIVGEFSCRGWDTNGWLEKIGGISKEHPNEKDLENARRFAEKLKSMI, encoded by the coding sequence ATGAATGCCTTGATTATTTACGTTTCCATTCACCACAGAAATACTGAAAAAGTGGCAAAAATAATGGCAAAAACTCTTGAAGCAGAACTCACAAAGCCATGGGAAATTAAACCCGAGGAGCTTTTGAAATATGACCTCATAGGCTTCGGCTCAGGAATCTACTACTGGAAGCACCACAGGGCACTTTTCAAACTCGTGGAGAGCCTTCCCAGGATGAAGGGAAAGAAGGCGTTCATCTTCTCGACAGCGGGGATAAATATTCCTTTTATCAATCACCGAAAGCTTAGGAGTGCTCTCAGGAAAAAGGGATTTGAGATAGTTGGGGAGTTCTCATGCAGAGGATGGGACACGAACGGCTGGCTTGAGAAGATTGGGGGGATAAGCAAGGAGCACCCAAATGAAAAGGATTTAGAGAATGCAAGAAGATTTGCAGAGAAATTAAAGAGCATGATTTGA
- a CDS encoding membrane protein encodes MKAREIALIGLLLSLSLVLEVSPLKVPTQWGMSIDLVAVPMVIIYVIMGFWSSVTALILLFVGLSLVSSASWLGASMKFFATLSLVLGLELAKRITKFDFKNFNEKKFVIFVVLAYSMGIAIRIPVMVIMNYYYAIPLWLGIPKEQVIPTIEEWFHIPFWLVIGIPNAIQSAVDVLVGVLVSLPVIRALPHILE; translated from the coding sequence ATGAAAGCAAGAGAGATAGCTCTGATAGGGTTGCTGTTAAGTTTATCACTTGTTCTTGAAGTCTCTCCACTTAAAGTTCCAACCCAGTGGGGAATGAGCATTGACTTGGTGGCTGTTCCGATGGTAATTATTTACGTTATCATGGGATTCTGGAGCAGTGTAACAGCTTTAATTTTGCTCTTTGTGGGGTTAAGTTTGGTATCGTCTGCTTCTTGGCTTGGGGCTAGTATGAAATTCTTTGCAACTTTGAGTTTAGTGTTAGGTCTTGAACTAGCTAAGAGGATAACAAAATTCGATTTTAAGAATTTCAATGAGAAAAAGTTTGTGATCTTTGTAGTGCTCGCATATAGTATGGGCATTGCAATCAGAATTCCAGTCATGGTTATTATGAACTACTACTATGCTATACCTCTCTGGCTTGGTATTCCAAAAGAGCAGGTGATTCCAACTATTGAAGAGTGGTTCCATATTCCATTCTGGCTGGTAATAGGCATTCCAAATGCTATTCAAAGTGCTGTGGATGTTTTAGTGGGAGTTTTAGTCTCTTTACCGGTTATTAGGGCACTACCGCACATCCTTGAGTGA